A portion of the Microlunatus phosphovorus NM-1 genome contains these proteins:
- a CDS encoding phage tail sheath family protein — protein MPSYQSPGVYVEEVASGAAPLEGAGTAIAAFIGLAEEGPFNTPTLVSNWTQFTTTFGGIVAGSYLGQSVYSYFQNGGGNCYVVRIGQSENSGGAGRGGGQRKELTPGTSAQIGRLKVTALDPAIAPGDITVEVTDPGGENPGDDMFRLVVKVRGEQVEEFDRANFTRGKQNVVTMVNAASKVIKVEDTGSGTVARPASGSTTLVAPPPPEAVPARLSADDYVGDVADRTGFGGLEAIEDITMLCVPDLMSAYQQGAIDLEQVQAVQTAMIAHCELMGDRVAILDPPPGMNAQQIKEWRVDKARYDSMYATLYWPWVKTMNPATGQLGFMPPSGHIAGIWGRNDATRGVHKAPANEVVRGAIDLEINITRNEHDLLNPQGINVIRAFPGRGIRVWGARTLSSDPAWRYLNVRRLFNYLEKTILNGTNWVVFEPNDQALWARIRRTIAAFLVMEWRAGALFGATPNEAFYVKCDSETNPAEGIDAGQVVCEIGVAPVKPAEFVIFRLAQFSGGTSLVAE, from the coding sequence ATGCCGTCGTATCAGTCACCCGGGGTCTATGTCGAGGAGGTCGCATCCGGAGCCGCTCCACTTGAGGGCGCCGGGACTGCGATCGCCGCCTTCATTGGCCTCGCCGAGGAAGGCCCGTTCAACACTCCCACCCTGGTGAGCAATTGGACGCAGTTCACCACGACCTTCGGCGGCATCGTCGCCGGGTCCTACCTGGGCCAATCGGTCTACTCCTACTTCCAGAACGGCGGCGGCAACTGCTACGTCGTCCGGATCGGCCAGAGCGAGAACTCCGGCGGTGCCGGACGCGGTGGTGGCCAGCGCAAGGAGTTGACTCCCGGGACATCGGCCCAGATCGGCCGGCTCAAGGTCACCGCATTGGACCCAGCCATCGCACCGGGTGACATCACCGTCGAGGTCACCGATCCGGGTGGCGAGAATCCCGGCGACGACATGTTCCGTCTGGTCGTCAAGGTGCGCGGCGAGCAGGTCGAGGAGTTCGACCGGGCCAACTTCACCCGGGGCAAGCAGAACGTGGTGACCATGGTCAACGCGGCCTCGAAGGTCATCAAGGTCGAGGACACCGGCAGCGGTACCGTCGCGCGGCCGGCCAGCGGCAGCACCACCCTGGTCGCACCGCCGCCACCGGAAGCCGTCCCAGCGCGGCTGAGCGCCGACGACTATGTCGGCGACGTCGCCGATCGCACCGGTTTCGGCGGCCTGGAGGCCATCGAGGACATCACCATGCTCTGCGTCCCGGACTTGATGAGCGCCTACCAGCAGGGTGCGATCGACCTCGAACAGGTGCAAGCCGTACAGACGGCGATGATCGCCCACTGCGAGCTGATGGGCGATCGCGTCGCGATCCTCGATCCGCCGCCGGGCATGAACGCCCAGCAGATCAAGGAGTGGCGGGTCGACAAGGCGCGTTACGACTCGATGTACGCCACGCTCTACTGGCCGTGGGTCAAGACCATGAATCCAGCCACCGGACAGCTCGGCTTCATGCCCCCGTCGGGGCACATCGCCGGCATCTGGGGCCGCAACGACGCGACCCGCGGTGTCCACAAGGCACCCGCGAACGAGGTCGTCCGCGGCGCCATCGACCTCGAGATCAACATCACCCGAAACGAGCACGACCTGCTCAACCCGCAAGGGATCAACGTCATCCGCGCGTTCCCCGGTCGCGGGATCCGGGTCTGGGGCGCCCGTACCCTCTCCTCCGATCCGGCCTGGCGCTACCTGAACGTCCGGCGGCTGTTCAACTATCTCGAGAAGACGATCCTGAACGGCACCAACTGGGTCGTGTTCGAGCCCAACGACCAAGCCCTGTGGGCGAGGATCCGCCGTACGATCGCCGCGTTCCTGGTGATGGAGTGGCGGGCCGGCGCGCTCTTCGGCGCCACGCCGAACGAGGCCTTCTACGTCAAGTGCGACAGCGAGACCAATCCGGCCGAGGGCATCGACGCGGGTCAGGTCGTCTGCGAGATCGGGGTCGCCCCGGTGAAACCGGCCGAGTTCGTGATCTTCCGACTCGCCCAGTTCTCCGGCGGCACCAGCCTGGTCGCCGAGTAG
- a CDS encoding eCIS core domain-containing protein produces the protein MHEHHYDERIETMRPPASRIDSTESRTHAPRAAAAGRTDALTADDVLGLQRSVGNAGVAQLLEDERSPVHDVISSGGRPLDSGVRGEMEARMGHDFSDVRVHDDSAAAASAQAVNAHAYTVGSNIVFQRDQYDPSSTAGKTTLAHELTHVVQQRSGPVDGTSAPGGIKVSDPSDRFEREASANADRVMSGPAPVQTLSKSGPAVQREAEEEELQGLFVQRHAGHDHDEDSVQGMFVQREGEAPEEEAEEPVQGLFVQRDGEEAEMEGEE, from the coding sequence ATGCACGAGCATCATTACGACGAGCGCATCGAGACGATGCGGCCGCCTGCGTCACGAATCGACAGCACCGAGAGCCGTACGCATGCGCCCAGAGCGGCCGCCGCGGGGCGTACCGACGCGCTGACCGCCGATGACGTGCTGGGACTGCAGCGCAGCGTCGGGAACGCGGGCGTCGCGCAGCTGCTGGAGGACGAGCGTTCTCCGGTGCACGACGTCATCTCCTCCGGCGGCCGACCGCTGGACTCCGGTGTACGGGGCGAGATGGAGGCCCGGATGGGCCACGACTTCTCCGACGTACGCGTGCACGACGACTCCGCCGCAGCGGCATCGGCGCAGGCGGTCAATGCCCATGCCTACACGGTCGGCTCGAACATCGTCTTCCAGCGCGACCAGTACGACCCGTCGTCGACCGCCGGCAAGACAACCCTGGCGCATGAGCTCACCCATGTGGTGCAGCAGCGCAGTGGACCCGTGGACGGTACGTCGGCGCCGGGCGGGATCAAGGTCAGCGACCCGTCGGACCGGTTCGAGCGCGAGGCTTCCGCCAATGCCGACCGGGTGATGTCAGGTCCTGCTCCCGTACAGACCCTGAGCAAGAGCGGACCCGCTGTCCAACGTGAGGCCGAGGAGGAAGAACTCCAGGGTCTCTTCGTGCAACGGCATGCCGGCCATGACCACGACGAAGACTCCGTGCAGGGGATGTTCGTGCAACGCGAGGGCGAGGCCCCCGAAGAGGAGGCCGAGGAACCCGTCCAAGGACTCTTCGTGCAGCGTGACGGCGAAGAAGCCGAAATGGAGGGCGAGGAGTAG
- a CDS encoding ATP-binding protein → MTTPDLAYLLGRAQLVEARVRELVALRRADDPAPDDPFRGLYVSEETVTRLLAAEQPVDQSSDREARAALEADADAVEAGGRPLRLRRLARMAGLSEVDVELLMIALLPDLDSRFERLYGYLNDDVSRRRASVGLALQLAGESAMTATARARLEPSRPLIRRGLIVVEEPDRPFLTRGLRVPDRVSAHLLGDDAPAAGLAGLIDEVAPYRAPVADQLGRALAAGVRLVHLREQVVGTGSAVAVAALTAAGMGSLTLDLRRLAGASAAEAATLAELAIREALLLGAGLVADPVEALAEAGQEPLRRLTETDLPVLLIGSTTWDPQWSNESPLLAEAPVLGGRDRLVLWERELGEHDPALDPASLAVHLALGPGQVQKAVRAAEASARMNGGPVSAEDLRRGVRAQNAAGLERLARRIEPEVTWDDLVLAPTVLRGLKEVAARARHRDTVLTDWRMRRGGGRGHGVTALFAGDSGTGKTMSAEVIASDLGLDLYTVNLATVVDKYIGETEKNLERIFAEAGGVNAVLFFDEADAIFGKRSDVRDAHDRYANIESAYLLQRLETFDGLAVLATNLRANIDEAFTRRLDAILDFPEPTEELRRSLWQRCLAPPLPLADDIDYDFLAASFDFAGGSIRSASTSAAYLAAAEGVPVGMRQLVAAVEQEYRKLGRLVLEREFGRYFSMIA, encoded by the coding sequence GTGACCACACCCGACCTCGCCTACCTGCTCGGCAGAGCCCAACTGGTGGAAGCGCGCGTACGGGAGCTGGTTGCGCTGCGGCGCGCCGACGACCCTGCGCCGGACGATCCGTTTCGCGGCCTCTACGTCAGTGAGGAGACCGTCACTCGGTTGCTGGCGGCCGAGCAGCCGGTCGATCAGTCATCCGACCGCGAGGCCCGGGCCGCCCTGGAAGCCGACGCCGACGCGGTGGAAGCCGGCGGCCGTCCGCTGCGACTGCGCCGGCTCGCCCGAATGGCTGGGCTGAGCGAGGTCGACGTCGAACTGCTGATGATCGCGCTGCTGCCTGATCTGGACAGCCGGTTCGAGCGCCTGTACGGATATCTCAACGATGATGTCAGTCGACGGCGTGCCTCTGTCGGGCTGGCGCTCCAGCTCGCCGGGGAGTCCGCGATGACGGCCACCGCCCGAGCCAGGCTGGAGCCGAGCAGACCGCTGATCCGGCGCGGCCTGATCGTGGTCGAGGAGCCTGACCGACCGTTCCTGACTCGTGGGCTCCGGGTGCCTGATCGAGTCAGCGCTCATCTGCTCGGCGACGATGCACCGGCCGCGGGACTGGCCGGGCTGATCGACGAGGTCGCCCCCTATCGGGCGCCGGTCGCGGACCAGCTCGGCCGGGCGCTGGCCGCCGGAGTACGGCTGGTCCATCTGCGTGAGCAGGTCGTCGGCACCGGCTCGGCGGTCGCGGTGGCGGCGCTGACAGCCGCCGGGATGGGCTCGTTGACCCTTGATCTGCGCCGATTGGCCGGTGCTTCCGCTGCTGAAGCGGCGACTCTGGCGGAACTGGCCATCCGTGAGGCGTTGCTGCTCGGCGCCGGGCTGGTGGCCGACCCGGTGGAGGCGCTCGCCGAGGCCGGGCAGGAGCCGTTGCGCCGACTGACCGAGACCGACCTTCCGGTGCTGCTGATCGGCTCGACCACCTGGGACCCGCAGTGGTCAAACGAAAGCCCGCTGCTGGCCGAGGCACCGGTGCTCGGGGGCCGGGATCGGCTGGTGCTGTGGGAGCGCGAGCTCGGCGAGCACGATCCTGCCCTTGACCCGGCGTCGTTGGCGGTACATCTGGCGCTCGGTCCCGGACAGGTCCAGAAGGCGGTCCGGGCGGCGGAAGCATCGGCTCGGATGAACGGTGGGCCGGTCTCGGCGGAGGACTTGCGCCGCGGCGTACGCGCTCAGAACGCAGCCGGGCTGGAGCGGTTGGCTCGACGGATCGAACCCGAGGTGACCTGGGACGACCTTGTGTTGGCACCCACCGTGCTGCGCGGGCTGAAAGAGGTCGCAGCCAGGGCTCGGCATCGAGACACCGTGCTCACCGACTGGCGGATGCGCCGCGGCGGCGGTCGGGGGCATGGGGTGACTGCGCTGTTCGCCGGCGACTCCGGCACCGGCAAGACGATGTCGGCCGAGGTGATCGCCTCCGATCTGGGACTGGATCTCTACACCGTCAATCTCGCCACCGTGGTGGACAAGTACATCGGGGAGACCGAGAAGAACCTGGAGCGCATCTTCGCCGAGGCCGGCGGGGTGAATGCGGTGCTGTTCTTCGACGAGGCGGATGCGATCTTCGGCAAGCGCAGCGACGTACGCGACGCTCACGATCGGTACGCCAACATCGAGAGCGCCTATCTGCTGCAGCGGTTGGAGACCTTCGACGGGTTGGCGGTGCTGGCCACCAACCTGCGAGCGAACATCGACGAGGCGTTCACCCGACGGCTGGACGCGATCCTCGATTTCCCCGAGCCCACCGAAGAGCTTCGTCGGTCGCTCTGGCAACGGTGTCTGGCGCCCCCGCTCCCCCTCGCCGACGACATCGACTACGACTTCTTGGCGGCGTCCTTCGACTTCGCCGGCGGTAGCATCCGCTCCGCCTCGACCTCGGCTGCGTACCTTGCTGCGGCTGAGGGCGTACCGGTGGGGATGCGGCAGTTGGTCGCCGCCGTCGAGCAGGAATACCGCAAGCTCGGACGCCTCGTGTTGGAGCGCGAATTCGGCCGCTACTTCTCGATGATCGCCTGA
- a CDS encoding DUF4255 domain-containing protein, with protein sequence MIHEVDSALRTLIEREADGMRDVEIVFEAPTREWAGRRNSPTIDVYLYDIREDLRRRERGMHQVYENNVVVSRHLPPRHFKLSYLVTAWTQRPEDEHRLLSSLLTCFVRYEALPRDVLTGPLTELGLPIPITIALPPPEDRAFADVWSALGGELKPSLDLVVTTPMDSGQRPHVGPPVQKPMEITMGGVAGWPGTETKTSPADRSDATASEGDAKSDSDAQSTASTSAGSTPAKTGGRPGPRVAMARKRPPKKAT encoded by the coding sequence GTGATCCACGAGGTGGACTCTGCGTTGCGCACCCTGATCGAGCGAGAAGCCGACGGCATGCGGGACGTCGAGATCGTGTTCGAAGCCCCGACCCGGGAGTGGGCGGGACGTCGCAACTCGCCCACCATCGATGTCTATCTCTACGACATCCGCGAGGACCTGCGCCGCCGCGAGCGGGGCATGCACCAGGTGTATGAGAACAACGTCGTCGTCTCCAGGCATCTGCCGCCGCGCCACTTCAAACTCTCCTATCTGGTCACCGCCTGGACGCAGCGACCCGAGGACGAGCACCGGCTGCTGTCATCCCTACTGACCTGCTTCGTGCGGTACGAGGCGCTGCCGAGAGATGTGTTGACCGGACCGTTGACCGAGCTCGGGCTGCCGATCCCGATCACCATCGCGCTGCCGCCGCCGGAGGACCGTGCCTTTGCCGACGTCTGGTCCGCGCTGGGTGGGGAACTGAAACCATCCTTGGACCTGGTCGTGACCACGCCGATGGACAGCGGTCAGCGGCCCCATGTCGGGCCACCTGTCCAGAAGCCGATGGAGATCACCATGGGCGGCGTGGCCGGCTGGCCGGGGACAGAGACCAAGACGTCCCCGGCCGATCGCTCCGACGCCACGGCATCCGAAGGCGACGCCAAGAGCGACTCCGACGCGCAATCAACGGCCAGCACGTCTGCTGGCAGCACACCCGCCAAGACCGGTGGACGCCCCGGTCCGCGCGTGGCGATGGCGCGCAAACGGCCGCCCAAGAAGGCCACGTGA
- a CDS encoding Hsp70 family protein translates to MGYALGIDLGTTYTAAAVSDGSHAEVITLGDRSPQAPSVIYQGIDGTFRCGESAERRATTEPERIAREFKRRMGDQTPIFVGGTPLSAHACAKALLSWTIEQVVNGQGEEPDRVIVTCPANWGPYRRELMSQVTALNADYPITVCTEPEAAALHFASTRRVAEGQSIAVYDLGGGTFDAAVLRRGPGGSFEVLGAPDGVEQLGGVDFDEAVFERVSRSIEADGLDPDDPETLLGLAQLRRSCTEAKEALSSETETIVPITLGGQTTRVRLTRAEFNELIGPLIGDTLDVLDRVIRRSGVATDELAAIVLVGGSSRVPLISERITQRFGRPAVLSPQPKLCVAMGAALLGASLDAGSAGSSTEAPARPSEPVIQTAAMAPTPTAAPAPAASVPSPAAAVTPSVAPTTPAPAPTAAPAPTSAESSVPAVPVAAPVTPTPSPVPPAAVTPPPPEAPAPAAASGAAPPAARSRGGVPVYRLISAVCAVGAILLMLFGATADKSGMTWNDDFKVSAAGLPKDAALTPTIFGISLMRPPEPIKAKAFDLHSRSVFLAGPTRAEITSAAGPREVVLSAAERWSPRRWLSIPFGALALTALFSIAYMESILRPIRRRRIRAKSGDVIGLIGSGIALGIAGVLATWVIGDRLPQVPTALGIIVLVCAAVGLLAFVWPPRERPSPTR, encoded by the coding sequence ATGGGGTACGCACTAGGCATCGACCTGGGTACGACATACACGGCGGCCGCAGTCAGCGACGGTTCGCACGCCGAGGTCATCACCCTGGGAGACCGGTCCCCCCAGGCGCCGTCGGTGATCTATCAGGGGATCGACGGCACCTTCCGCTGCGGTGAGTCGGCGGAGCGCCGGGCAACCACCGAGCCGGAGCGGATCGCCCGCGAGTTCAAGCGGCGGATGGGCGACCAGACCCCGATCTTCGTCGGCGGCACCCCGCTGTCGGCGCACGCCTGCGCCAAGGCCCTGCTCAGCTGGACGATCGAGCAGGTCGTGAACGGCCAGGGCGAGGAGCCGGACCGGGTGATCGTGACTTGCCCCGCCAACTGGGGACCGTATCGCCGGGAGCTGATGAGCCAGGTCACCGCGCTCAACGCCGACTATCCGATCACCGTCTGCACCGAACCCGAGGCGGCCGCGCTGCACTTTGCGTCGACCCGCCGGGTGGCGGAGGGGCAGTCCATCGCGGTGTACGACCTCGGCGGCGGGACCTTCGATGCGGCCGTCCTCCGACGTGGGCCGGGTGGCAGCTTCGAGGTGCTGGGCGCTCCCGACGGCGTGGAGCAGCTCGGTGGTGTCGACTTCGACGAGGCCGTGTTCGAGCGGGTCAGCCGCAGCATCGAGGCGGATGGGCTCGATCCGGACGACCCGGAGACCCTGCTCGGTCTGGCCCAGCTCCGACGGAGCTGTACGGAGGCCAAGGAGGCGCTCTCCAGCGAGACCGAGACGATCGTGCCCATCACCCTGGGCGGTCAGACGACCCGGGTACGGCTGACCCGCGCCGAGTTCAACGAGCTCATCGGCCCGTTGATCGGCGACACCTTGGACGTCCTCGACCGGGTGATCCGCCGATCGGGGGTGGCTACCGACGAGCTCGCGGCCATTGTGCTGGTCGGCGGCTCGTCTCGCGTACCCCTGATCAGCGAGCGGATCACCCAGCGGTTCGGGCGGCCGGCCGTCCTCTCGCCACAGCCCAAGCTCTGTGTCGCGATGGGGGCCGCCTTGCTGGGGGCGAGCCTCGACGCCGGGAGTGCTGGATCCTCGACCGAGGCACCGGCACGTCCGAGCGAGCCCGTGATCCAGACCGCGGCGATGGCACCGACGCCCACCGCCGCGCCGGCCCCCGCCGCGTCCGTTCCCTCTCCGGCCGCTGCCGTGACGCCGTCCGTTGCTCCGACGACTCCTGCTCCGGCACCGACCGCTGCTCCGGCTCCGACTAGTGCCGAATCATCTGTGCCAGCCGTGCCAGTCGCGGCACCCGTCACGCCGACACCCTCACCGGTGCCCCCCGCGGCGGTGACCCCGCCGCCACCCGAAGCTCCGGCGCCTGCGGCGGCCTCCGGTGCAGCACCTCCGGCAGCACGCTCCCGCGGTGGCGTACCGGTCTATCGGCTGATCTCGGCAGTGTGCGCCGTCGGGGCGATCCTGCTGATGCTGTTCGGTGCGACCGCGGACAAGTCGGGGATGACCTGGAACGACGACTTCAAGGTATCCGCGGCTGGGCTCCCGAAGGATGCCGCACTGACGCCGACCATCTTCGGAATCTCGCTGATGCGGCCGCCGGAGCCGATCAAGGCGAAGGCCTTCGACCTGCACAGTCGGAGTGTCTTCCTGGCCGGTCCCACGCGAGCCGAGATCACCAGTGCCGCAGGTCCCCGCGAAGTCGTCCTCTCTGCCGCCGAACGCTGGAGTCCCCGACGGTGGCTCAGCATTCCGTTCGGCGCGCTCGCGTTGACCGCGCTGTTCTCGATCGCCTACATGGAGTCGATCCTGCGCCCGATCCGGCGCCGCCGGATCCGCGCCAAGTCCGGTGATGTGATCGGCCTGATCGGCTCCGGGATCGCGCTCGGGATCGCCGGCGTGCTGGCCACCTGGGTGATCGGCGATCGCCTGCCACAGGTCCCGACCGCACTCGGCATCATCGTCCTGGTCTGCGCGGCAGTCGGCCTGCTGGCCTTCGTCTGGCCACCCCGAGAACGCCCCAGCCCAACCCGCTGA